ACAAGCAATTGCCGAGGCTATAAGGCAAGAAATGGAGAGAAACGATAGGATTGTAGTATTAGGTGAAGATGTTACCTATTGGGGAGCAGTTTTTGGATTTACAATGGGTCTTTTCGATAAATTTGGAAGAAAACGGGTTATTGATACGCCAATTACGGAGCAGACATTCATGGGAATAGGCGTAGGAGCTGCCTCAGCTGGTTTACATCCAGTAATTTCCCTCATGTTCGTTGACTTTCTAGGTGCGGGTTTCGATCAGATGTTCAATCACATGGCTAAGAATTATTATATGAGTGGTGGTCAATATCCAATGCCAGTTACTATAATAACTGCTATAGGTGGTGGATATGGCGATTCGTCTCAACACTCTCAAGTGCTTTATTCACTTTTCGCTCACCTTCCAGGATTTAAAGTAGTTGTACCTTCAACGCCATATGATGCCAAAGGTTTAACGATTAGAGCATTGAGAGATAATAATCCAGTTGTTATTTTCGGCCATAAGTTATTGACCGGATTACCTTTTTTGCCGTTTGAAGGGATTGAAGAGGAAGTTCCTGATGAACCGTATGAAGTTGAATTTGGAAAGGCTGCTATAAGGAGAGAAGGTAGTGATTTAACGATAATATCCGCTGGGCTAATGGTTCATAGAAGCTTAAAGGCTTCAGAGCTTTTAGAAAAGGATGGAATTTCGGTTGAAGTAATAGATTTAAGAACATTAGTACCATTAGATGAGGAAACTATAGTTAAGTCTGCTAAGAAGACTGGAAGGGTATTGATAGTTGATGAGGATTATATGAGTTACGGGATGACTGGGGAAATAGCCTTCAGAATTCAAGCTAAGGCATTAAGGGACATTAAAGTTCCAATTGCTAGATTAGCAGTCCCAGACGTACCAATACCGTTTTCAGAGCCCCTAGAGAATGCTGTAATCCCTAGTGTAAATAGTATATATAATGAGGCAAAGAAATTACTTACCATAAAAGAATGATATAAGTGCTTTTTATTTATAGTAAATGCAACATGATTTTTTATCTCTTACAACGTAGTGGTTTAAGCGTAGCTACGATGATTAGCGTTATTAGAATTACCAAGAAATTATCTGCACAATATTTTGTGGGGTTTTTAAGATCTGCGTGACTCTTCCATATTCTCTTTATAGTGGAAGGAACGTTTTAGACCAGATAGTTCACAAATATCCCACAAAGCACTTACAAAGAAATCATAAACTGGCAACCGTAGATTGATATGTAAACTAGCAGAAATAATAATTATAAACTCTCGAGAGAGTCTCCGGATTGCATAAAATTCGGCTTATTTTAATATAAAGTATAAAATTAATTCTATGTTCCAAGTTATCACCTTAATCCAATGTTAAATTGATTAACTTGGATACCAATTTGCTCAACTTAAGTATTACTCGTATTTTTCATTAGTGGGATAGATTTCAAATAATTATTCACTGAATTTTACTCACTCCGGACACTCTCTCGAGGAGTAACTTATTTATCTCCCATTACAGTCTGACTTCCTCCCCGCCATTAAAATGGCGAGGGTTCCTCCCATTGGTTCGGGTTTACATCCCGCATCTGGGAGGCAGTCGAGAGGGTCAGAGACCCCCTCCCATACAAATTACACACAGCTATATAATCACGATGATCCTCAAAACCACACTTCTCACACTTAAGCATCCTATATCCATTTCCTTTCAGCTTATATCCACATCTAGGGCAAGTAGTTGAACTATACGCTGGTTTAACGTATATCACGTTCAATCCATGCTTCTTTGCTTCCCACTCAATCCAGTGCTGCACGCGTCTGTATTGCATCAAATATAATCTATCTCTGTAGTCTTTCTTCAACCCTTTCACATGAGAAATCATCTTGTTCAAGTCTTCCAACACGATGTAGTTAGCACCCAATCTCTTTGCTTCCTCAACCACCCATTTGCCAACTTTCCTAGCAAAGTCCTGCACAATATTCTTCGCCTTTATATGAAAGCTCCTAATCCTATTGAGAATCCTCTTATTCTCCCTCCACCTTCTTTGATATTTCTTCTGCAGATTCTCAGCTAATTTCCTAAAATGAAAAGCATTATGGAGACGTGTCGGAATTTCTATAACTTGTTTATCATTACCTAACGTGATGAAGTCCATGTTTATGTCAACAGCCATAAGCCCTTTAACTTGCTTCTCTACTTGTACTTTCTTTTTCATTGTCACGTTAAGATACCAATAATCTCCTCTCTTAACTAGTCTTGCTTCTTTCACTTTGAAGTCCTTGTACTGTGTGAGATTATGAGGATAACCAATAATCTTTACTTCTTCTCCCAGTATCTTTGCTGTCATCGTGTTGAAATCAACGGTATAACTTGCCTTTGGAGTTAACCATAAGGAGATGTTTCTTAAGATTGGAAATCTCCCTTTTTTGGGATTCTCTAACCAACTTTTGTATGTAGCTATAGCATCACGATAGCAATCTTGAGCAAGTTTTGACTTCAAACCAAATTTCTCCCTGAGGACTTCATACAATGCTTTGTGGACTTCTTTTAGAGAGGTGGTTTTGTGTTCATATAACCATTGTAGAACGAACCTCTTGGCACGCATATACTTTTCAGCTAAGGGCTCCAGAGCCGGGGAGGAGATCTTCATTTTGATTGTCACGATCTTCTCCTCGATGGAACTGTCCTCGCGGACAGCTCGCTCTGGAGCTTGTAGCATGAGTGTTTTTCTGTTTTTGTTTTTATTTTAACTTTTCGTGGGTATTCATCTCCGTCTTAAAAAGGCGAAGCTTTCTGCCCGCATTTTTGTAGACATCGTTAGGAGAAGTCCTAGTTAAGTTATTATTATGGAAAAGTATTTAATCTGGAAAATAAACCGTCTTCCTATGATTTATGTATTTCAAGGTCTACAAGGATACGTTATTTTGCTTTTGCTCATGGTAGGGGAAGGAATAGGACTTCCCTTACCAAGTGAGGTCATAATGCCCTTGGTGGGGTATTATTCATATCTAGGTAGTATATCACTCTACGTAGGTATAATAGTGGGGACATTAGGGAGTCTTATAGGATCTATCATAGCATATATAATAGGCTATAAACTAGGATTGCCTTTTCTTAGAAGATATGGAAAGTATATTTTGATAGATAGTCATAGGGTAGATGCTCTGCATAGATGGTTCTTAAAATACGGAGATGTAGCGGTATTTGGCTTTAGATTCGTTCCAGAATTAAGGGCATTGATTTCTTATCCAGCTGGAGTAGCACAAATGAGAATACTAAAATTCATCGGATTCACACTCTTGGGCCATATAATTTGGGATGTTACTCTATCCCTTTTAGGTTATCATTTAGCAAATCAGATTAACTACGTCATAAGTTTAGCTGAAAAATTTGGAGTATATGCATTGGTCGTCACAATCCTCTTAATACTTATATATCTAGTTGCAAGAGTCCTAATAATGAGGAGAAGTCATTAGAACAATTTCGTTAGAGTGCTTTTTAGACCATTGTTTTTATATGTAATTTCTAACGAAATAAATAATTTTTTAGGGAAAGTGATTCATATTTTTAGATAATTGAGAATAAAGGAGTAAAATCATAAATTTCCCACTCTTTAATAGTTTGTGGATTTTCTGAAAATTGAGGCTATTCTCTCTATCAGGACTATTCATAGAATTATCGTCTAGTTTTCAAATGATACACACACTAACTCTTTAATACTACAATACAATTAATTGTTGATCTAGAATTATCTTCTTTCTTCTTTTTTATAAAAGTTAATTATAAATAATGATTTCAAGAGTCCTTCCATGTGGGGTATGTCATTAAGTAATGCGATGTCTTAACTAAAAGACTAATCACTATGTTACTGCTGATAATTATTCTCTCTCTATCTATATGTTCCTAAATAAATAAGAAGTTCAGCGAATATCTCACAATTAGTTAAAGAGACTTCATAATATTCCATTTCAAAGTTATGTTCAGTTATAGGGTAACGATCTCTTACACGTAATCATTCAAAACATTAGTTTAAAACAATTTATCTTTTTCTACATACTATAATTTCTGATTTCATGATCTAGTATAAAACTCAATCTAATTCACATCACAAACTATGAATTATCTATGTGACCTATCACGTTTTTATCATCGAGAAGAATTTCAGTTATCTATCTGTGCTTATATGTGTTAATTGTTTCAATGGGATCTTAAAATAACTGGAACAAAAGGTATTTAATTAGCTAATTAAACTTTTACTTATGAGTTCATGTGAAATCTTCCCATTAATTTCAAAACTAAGTGCTGAAGGTAAAAGGTTCGCCATAGTATCAATTTACAAAGGAAATAGGTTAGAAAGGACCTTGGTAGCTGATGGAAGAGTTCTTCTTGGAAGTTTAGATAAGGAATTGATCGAGCTGTCTTTACAGGCATTGGAAAAGGGACAAGTTATCCAAAGGGAAATTGGAAATACTAAGGTAGTTATTGAGCCCATAGAGCCGAGACCAGCCATAATAGTAGTTGGCTCTGGTATAATAGCTAAGTTCATAGCGAAGTTGGCAGTAGATATGGGTTATTACGTTGGTGTAGTTGGTTCTGGTGACGTTAAAGAGGAGGACTTTGCTGGGGTTTACGCTATCTCAAACGATTTGAACATATTGGAGCAAATGGTGAGCGAGGATTCTATAGTAATTGTGGCAAATGAGGGAGGTAAACCTTATGATATAGATGCACTGTATATTGCAATGAAGAAGAAAGCTAGATTTGTGGGATTATTAGCAAGCCAAAAAAGAGCAGCCTTAATGATTGCCCTTTTGATGAAGAGGGGTATTCCATTAGACGAGATAAAGAAGAGATTACATTCACCATTAGGATTAGATATTGGGTCAAAGACTGCTGAGGAAATTGCTTTAAGTATCCTATCTGAAGTAGTACTAGAACTTAGGGGAGGAAGTGGAAAGCGTTTGCAGGAAGTTAAGAATCCTTACTTACTATTAGATGATGCATTAGCTGGAAAAATTGAAGATAAATGTATGTTCGTTCCAAAGTCTATGAGTGAGCAGTAAATATATTTTTTAATAATCAACTACATTTTTTAATAGATGAAAGCTGCTATACTTAATCAATTTAATTCTCCTTTTTCGATAGGTAACGCAGAAGCTAGAGGAATTGGAGTGAAGGTTAATGTAGCTTATACTGGAATATGCGGAAGGGATCTAGTAATCTGGAAAGGGGGTTTTAGGAACCTTAAATTACCACTAATTTTAGGGCATGAAATAGTGGGATATTATAAGGGAAAACCAGTAGCAATATATCCAAACTTATACTGTGGAAATTGTGAGTATTGCAAAAGTGGGAAAGAGAACTTATGCGACAATGCGTTAATTTTGGGTGAGGGGGAAATAACTGGTGGTTATGCTGAAGAAGTTATTGTCCCGGAAAGAAATATTATACCATTACCAGATGACAAGCTGGAAAAATACGCTGCTGCAATGGATCCAGTTGCAACTGCAATTCACGCTTCTAAACTTGCAAATCTCGATAAGAATAGTAAAGTTTTAGTTACTGGAGCAGGAGGAGGCGTTGGTATTCACTTAGTACAATATTTGAAGAATTTAGGTGTTACGAATGTATATGGCTTAACTTCTAAAGGTGAAAAACTAAGAGAATTAGGAGTTATACCAATTAGTGACTTAAAAGGCGAGAAGTTTGATGTAGTGTTTGAAATTGTGGGATCAAAGACAATTAATGATTCTCTAAGGGCTTTAAAGAAAGAGGGTACATTAGTTTTAATAGGAAATACTGAAGGGGAGCCCATTACACTGCAAAGACCAGCTATGACTATTATGAGACAACATAAGATAGTTGGATCTGCATCATACACTAAGGCTGAATATGAGGAGGCTATAAAGTTAATAGGTGAAGGTAAAATAAAAGCAATATACGAGATTTACGAGTTGGAAAGGGTTAATGAGGCTTACAAGAGACTAATAGAGAGGAAAGTTCTGGGACGAGCTGTATTGAAGGTAATGTGACCTTCTTAGATCTACTAGTTTTATCGCGGTTATAACCTAAGAATTTTCTCTTACCATTGTTTTTTCTACCCGTCAATCGGTTTACAATAGTTAACTTAAACCCGTATTAGTTACAATTCTTTCAGTTGAAACGTCTATTTAGGATAGAAAGAGTTATAATTAGTCTAGTAGGTCATATGAATATATGGTTTTACCTTTCAATAGTGTGGAGACTTTTTCTATAAACGTTTCTGAGAAACATGAGTTATTTAGAAGGGCTGTAAGGGAATTCATGGAAAGAGAAGTTGCACCACATGTAGAAAAGGGAGAAAAAGAAGGTACAATACCTAAAGAGATCCTGGAGAAGGCTAAGGAAATAGGGCTTTATGGTGTAAGTGTTCCAGAACAATATGGAGGACAAGGCGGAGATACGTTAATGACGGCAATAGCCCAAGAGGAAATATCTAGAGTATGGCCTTCGTTGTCTACGAGAATATCCGTTGGAGGATTATTTATGACCCCTATACTCCTTTTCGGTAATGAAGAACAGAAGAAGAAATACGTTATTCCAGTAGCAAGGGGAGATAAAGTAGCAGCGTTTGCAAATACAGAACCATCGGCAGGATCTGATGTTGCAGGTATTCAAACTACGGCTAAAAAAGTAAATGGTAAGTACGTTATTAATGGAAGGAAAATCTTCATCACTAATGGTGGAATAGCTGATTACTACGTAGTTACCGCCAGGACGTCACCCCCAGATCCAAATACAAGATGGAAGGGTATCTCAATGTTCATTGTTGAGAGGGAATGGAAAGGAGTAAAAGTGTTGAATAGAATAGAGACTATGGGATTAAGGGCATCGA
The nucleotide sequence above comes from Sulfolobus tengchongensis. Encoded proteins:
- a CDS encoding acyl-CoA dehydrogenase family protein, producing the protein MVLPFNSVETFSINVSEKHELFRRAVREFMEREVAPHVEKGEKEGTIPKEILEKAKEIGLYGVSVPEQYGGQGGDTLMTAIAQEEISRVWPSLSTRISVGGLFMTPILLFGNEEQKKKYVIPVARGDKVAAFANTEPSAGSDVAGIQTTAKKVNGKYVINGRKIFITNGGIADYYVVTARTSPPDPNTRWKGISMFIVEREWKGVKVLNRIETMGLRASNTAELAFEDVEVPAENLLGEEGMGFKYAMATFDRTRVGVAAQGVGVAQAALERMVTYATQRFAFQSPLIGFQMVQEKIAESLTEVNTARLLTYWAASLFDRGLENEAIVAASMAKLYATDIAEKVAIRAITVHGGYGVATSTGVERLLRDVEVMRIYEGANDIQKLVILRETARRLLGIKM
- a CDS encoding alpha-ketoacid dehydrogenase subunit beta, producing MKIRGIAQAIAEAIRQEMERNDRIVVLGEDVTYWGAVFGFTMGLFDKFGRKRVIDTPITEQTFMGIGVGAASAGLHPVISLMFVDFLGAGFDQMFNHMAKNYYMSGGQYPMPVTIITAIGGGYGDSSQHSQVLYSLFAHLPGFKVVVPSTPYDAKGLTIRALRDNNPVVIFGHKLLTGLPFLPFEGIEEEVPDEPYEVEFGKAAIRREGSDLTIISAGLMVHRSLKASELLEKDGISVEVIDLRTLVPLDEETIVKSAKKTGRVLIVDEDYMSYGMTGEIAFRIQAKALRDIKVPIARLAVPDVPIPFSEPLENAVIPSVNSIYNEAKKLLTIKE
- a CDS encoding DedA family protein, whose amino-acid sequence is MIYVFQGLQGYVILLLLMVGEGIGLPLPSEVIMPLVGYYSYLGSISLYVGIIVGTLGSLIGSIIAYIIGYKLGLPFLRRYGKYILIDSHRVDALHRWFLKYGDVAVFGFRFVPELRALISYPAGVAQMRILKFIGFTLLGHIIWDVTLSLLGYHLANQINYVISLAEKFGVYALVVTILLILIYLVARVLIMRRSH
- a CDS encoding alcohol dehydrogenase catalytic domain-containing protein; this translates as MKAAILNQFNSPFSIGNAEARGIGVKVNVAYTGICGRDLVIWKGGFRNLKLPLILGHEIVGYYKGKPVAIYPNLYCGNCEYCKSGKENLCDNALILGEGEITGGYAEEVIVPERNIIPLPDDKLEKYAAAMDPVATAIHASKLANLDKNSKVLVTGAGGGVGIHLVQYLKNLGVTNVYGLTSKGEKLRELGVIPISDLKGEKFDVVFEIVGSKTINDSLRALKKEGTLVLIGNTEGEPITLQRPAMTIMRQHKIVGSASYTKAEYEEAIKLIGEGKIKAIYEIYELERVNEAYKRLIERKVLGRAVLKVM
- a CDS encoding RNA-guided endonuclease TnpB family protein, with the translated sequence MLQAPERAVREDSSIEEKIVTIKMKISSPALEPLAEKYMRAKRFVLQWLYEHKTTSLKEVHKALYEVLREKFGLKSKLAQDCYRDAIATYKSWLENPKKGRFPILRNISLWLTPKASYTVDFNTMTAKILGEEVKIIGYPHNLTQYKDFKVKEARLVKRGDYWYLNVTMKKKVQVEKQVKGLMAVDINMDFITLGNDKQVIEIPTRLHNAFHFRKLAENLQKKYQRRWRENKRILNRIRSFHIKAKNIVQDFARKVGKWVVEEAKRLGANYIVLEDLNKMISHVKGLKKDYRDRLYLMQYRRVQHWIEWEAKKHGLNVIYVKPAYSSTTCPRCGYKLKGNGYRMLKCEKCGFEDHRDYIAVCNLYGRGSLTLSTASQMRDVNPNQWEEPSPF
- a CDS encoding XdhC family protein — encoded protein: MSSCEIFPLISKLSAEGKRFAIVSIYKGNRLERTLVADGRVLLGSLDKELIELSLQALEKGQVIQREIGNTKVVIEPIEPRPAIIVVGSGIIAKFIAKLAVDMGYYVGVVGSGDVKEEDFAGVYAISNDLNILEQMVSEDSIVIVANEGGKPYDIDALYIAMKKKARFVGLLASQKRAALMIALLMKRGIPLDEIKKRLHSPLGLDIGSKTAEEIALSILSEVVLELRGGSGKRLQEVKNPYLLLDDALAGKIEDKCMFVPKSMSEQ